The Agromyces sp. LHK192 genome includes a window with the following:
- a CDS encoding aminodeoxychorismate lyase — protein MPATVTLLIEPLPADASVDDLERTFREVDQAEPALRVGELSTQRGDGIFETIGVVDGHAQEVRPHLERLRNSARICDLPEPNLVQWEAAIATALARIPATGEFGIKLVLSRGVEHGPAPTAWLAASPVADQSGPREQGIRAVTLDRGYDRGAAERAPWLLLGAKTLSYAVNMAAIREAKRRGADDAVFVSADGYVMEGPTSSVILRRGGVYSTPAPSGAILHGTTQQSLFEHLAAIGGQVEYRDIPVADLRSADAAWLVSSVRLAAGITALDDRPMPYDAAETAAFNAYLLTPRD, from the coding sequence ATGCCCGCGACCGTGACGCTGCTCATCGAACCGCTGCCCGCCGATGCATCCGTCGACGACCTGGAGCGCACGTTCCGCGAGGTCGACCAGGCCGAGCCGGCGCTGCGGGTCGGCGAGCTGTCGACGCAGCGCGGCGACGGCATCTTCGAGACGATCGGCGTCGTCGACGGGCACGCGCAGGAGGTGCGTCCCCACCTCGAGCGGCTGCGCAACTCCGCGCGCATCTGCGACCTGCCCGAACCGAACCTCGTGCAGTGGGAGGCGGCGATCGCGACCGCGCTCGCACGGATCCCGGCGACCGGGGAGTTCGGCATCAAGCTGGTGCTCAGCAGGGGTGTCGAGCACGGGCCGGCGCCGACCGCGTGGCTCGCCGCGTCGCCGGTCGCCGATCAGTCGGGCCCGCGCGAGCAGGGCATCCGGGCGGTGACGCTCGATCGCGGATACGACCGCGGGGCAGCCGAGCGCGCCCCGTGGCTCCTGCTCGGCGCGAAGACGCTCTCGTACGCGGTCAACATGGCGGCGATCCGGGAGGCGAAGCGCCGCGGGGCCGACGACGCCGTGTTCGTCTCCGCCGACGGCTACGTGATGGAGGGGCCGACGTCGAGCGTGATCCTGCGCCGCGGCGGCGTGTACTCGACACCCGCGCCATCGGGCGCGATCCTGCACGGCACGACCCAGCAGAGTCTCTTCGAGCACCTGGCGGCCATCGGTGGACAGGTCGAATACCGCGACATCCCGGTGGCCGACCTTCGTTCGGCGGATGCCGCGTGGCTGGTGTCGAGCGTGCGACTCGCTGCGGGCATCACGGCCCTCGACGACCGGCCGATGCCGTACGACGCGGCGGAGACGGCTGCGTTCAACGCCTACCTGCTGACGCCCCGCGACTGA
- a CDS encoding DNA-directed RNA polymerase subunit beta, whose amino-acid sequence MAADFHRPTRFPPGMFDAIQGGDDPAALSRIAHDTAAALLSRVRADPDPEVVRRLVSYADTHGIDTIAELWANSSPRSLPGALWRIYLLRTLIRQDATGTGLAFQRGTEVSHTIDQVVAGAAIPTGPDEVRDLADTILHGVFAGDFAVALDRAAAFCRVTAAGYADLADDADASDAVNPDRPAELTRRALRLTELADELSSCARLWRHDSLD is encoded by the coding sequence ATGGCCGCCGATTTCCACCGTCCGACGAGGTTCCCGCCCGGGATGTTCGACGCGATCCAGGGCGGCGACGACCCCGCCGCCCTCAGCCGCATCGCGCACGACACCGCCGCAGCCCTGCTCTCGAGGGTGCGCGCCGACCCTGACCCGGAGGTCGTGCGCCGACTCGTCTCCTACGCCGACACGCACGGCATCGACACCATCGCCGAACTCTGGGCGAACTCGTCGCCGAGGAGCCTGCCCGGAGCCCTCTGGCGCATCTACCTCCTGCGCACCCTCATCCGCCAGGACGCGACCGGCACCGGACTCGCATTCCAGCGCGGCACCGAGGTGTCGCACACGATCGACCAGGTCGTCGCGGGTGCCGCGATCCCGACCGGCCCCGACGAGGTCCGCGACCTCGCCGACACCATCCTGCACGGGGTGTTCGCGGGCGACTTCGCCGTCGCGCTCGACCGGGCGGCCGCCTTCTGCCGGGTCACCGCCGCCGGATACGCCGACCTCGCCGACGACGCGGATGCCTCGGACGCCGTGAACCCCGACCGCCCCGCGGAGCTCACCCGCCGGGCGCTGCGGCTGACCGAACTGGCCGACGAACTGTCGTCGTGCGCCCGCCTCTGGCGACACGACTCGCTCGACTGA
- a CDS encoding LLM class F420-dependent oxidoreductase, with product MRVGMFLNYAGGFREAADEVAELEASGIDLVVVPEAYSFDAVSQLGFLAARTERMTLMSGILQLYTRTPTLTAMTAAGLDFVSGGRFELGVGASGPQVIEGFHGVRYDAPLGRTRELIEICRQVWRREPVVHDGRHYRIPLPEGEGTGLGKPLKLINHPVRDRIPVTVAALGPKSVEQTAEIADGWLPMFFHPERAAGVWGDALAAGGGRRDPALGALDVFANPALAISERPELVERAIAAVKPNLALYVGGMGARGKNFYNDLVAGYGFADDARVIQDLYLEGRKAEAIAAVPDDLVRAISLIGSAAEVADRVAAFREAGVTTLAVTPLAEASADRIALMAGLRRIAD from the coding sequence ATGCGCGTCGGGATGTTCCTGAACTATGCGGGCGGGTTCCGCGAAGCCGCCGACGAGGTCGCCGAGCTCGAGGCATCCGGCATCGACCTGGTCGTCGTACCCGAGGCGTACTCGTTCGACGCGGTCAGCCAATTGGGCTTCCTCGCCGCCCGAACCGAGCGGATGACCCTCATGTCGGGCATCCTGCAGCTCTACACGCGCACCCCCACGCTCACCGCGATGACCGCGGCAGGGCTCGACTTCGTCTCCGGGGGCCGGTTCGAGCTCGGCGTCGGCGCCTCCGGGCCGCAGGTCATCGAGGGATTCCACGGCGTCCGCTACGACGCACCGCTCGGCCGCACGCGCGAGCTCATCGAGATCTGCCGTCAGGTCTGGCGCCGCGAGCCGGTCGTGCACGACGGCCGGCACTACCGGATCCCGCTGCCCGAGGGCGAGGGCACCGGCCTCGGCAAGCCGCTCAAGCTCATCAACCACCCCGTGCGCGACCGGATCCCCGTGACCGTCGCCGCCCTCGGCCCGAAGTCCGTCGAGCAGACCGCGGAGATCGCCGACGGCTGGCTGCCGATGTTCTTCCACCCCGAGCGCGCGGCCGGCGTCTGGGGCGACGCGCTCGCCGCGGGCGGTGGCCGTCGCGACCCGGCGCTGGGAGCCCTCGACGTGTTCGCGAACCCGGCGCTCGCGATCAGCGAACGTCCGGAACTCGTCGAGCGTGCGATCGCCGCGGTCAAGCCGAACCTGGCGCTCTACGTGGGCGGCATGGGGGCCCGCGGCAAGAACTTCTACAACGACCTCGTGGCCGGCTACGGGTTCGCCGACGACGCACGCGTCATCCAGGACCTCTACCTGGAGGGACGCAAGGCGGAGGCGATCGCCGCCGTACCCGACGACCTCGTCCGCGCGATCTCGCTGATCGGCTCGGCAGCGGAGGTCGCCGACCGGGTCGCGGCGTTCCGCGAGGCCGGGGTGACCACGCTCGCGGTCACGCCGCTGGCCGAGGCATCCGCCGATCGCATCGCGCTCATGGCGGGGCTCCGCCGGATCGCCGACTGA
- a CDS encoding MarP family serine protease, which produces MGWSLLLDIALVVLLVGALVNGYRAGILRTAAGLAGLVAGGIAAFFLMPWVASFVPAPEWRVAAATATAVVLLSVGASLGAVVGRALRRGADAVKLGVVDRLLGAVGNLLVSAFVIGLVASGVATLGVPVLSPAVAGSWVVRGIDQLTPTPAKAFMAEVRTAAVGGALPWIGEVLGGPTVAPDLPQVSVDDPELAVASASVVRITGTAFECGSTMSGSGFVVADDRVVTNAHVVAGVDEPLIEVPGGGARAGSVVAWLPDVDLAVIAVPGLDADPIPLAAEAPPGTASAVAGYPFGGPFQLRPAEVMSTGALTIIEDGERSTRDVTTIAAQVDHGNSGGPVLNLDGEVAGVVFARSEQVDNVGYAVPLATLAPLAAASPGLADPVDSGSCAG; this is translated from the coding sequence ATGGGTTGGAGCCTGCTGCTCGACATCGCGCTCGTCGTGCTGCTCGTCGGTGCGCTCGTCAACGGCTACCGCGCGGGGATCCTGCGCACCGCGGCGGGGCTCGCCGGCCTCGTCGCCGGCGGCATCGCCGCGTTCTTCCTGATGCCGTGGGTCGCCTCGTTCGTGCCTGCGCCCGAGTGGCGGGTGGCCGCGGCGACCGCGACGGCGGTCGTGCTGCTCTCGGTCGGCGCATCGCTCGGAGCCGTGGTCGGACGGGCGCTTCGCAGGGGTGCCGACGCCGTCAAGCTCGGGGTCGTCGACCGGCTCCTCGGTGCGGTGGGCAACCTGCTCGTCTCGGCGTTCGTGATCGGGCTCGTGGCATCCGGCGTCGCGACGCTCGGCGTCCCGGTGCTGTCGCCCGCGGTCGCCGGCTCGTGGGTGGTCCGCGGCATCGACCAGCTGACGCCGACCCCGGCGAAGGCGTTCATGGCCGAGGTCCGCACGGCGGCCGTCGGCGGCGCACTCCCCTGGATCGGCGAGGTGCTCGGCGGGCCGACGGTGGCCCCCGACCTGCCGCAGGTGTCGGTGGACGACCCCGAGCTCGCGGTCGCGTCGGCGTCGGTCGTGCGGATCACGGGCACGGCCTTCGAGTGCGGAAGCACCATGTCCGGGTCGGGCTTCGTCGTCGCCGACGACCGCGTGGTCACGAACGCGCACGTCGTCGCGGGAGTCGACGAACCCCTGATCGAGGTGCCCGGCGGCGGTGCGCGCGCGGGGAGCGTCGTCGCGTGGCTGCCCGACGTCGACCTCGCGGTGATCGCGGTGCCCGGCCTCGATGCGGATCCCATCCCGCTGGCCGCCGAAGCGCCTCCCGGAACGGCATCGGCCGTCGCCGGGTATCCGTTCGGCGGGCCGTTCCAGCTCCGTCCCGCCGAGGTGATGTCGACCGGCGCGCTCACGATCATCGAGGACGGCGAGCGTTCGACCCGCGACGTCACGACGATCGCGGCCCAGGTCGACCACGGCAATTCGGGCGGGCCGGTGCTGAACCTCGACGGCGAAGTCGCGGGCGTGGTCTTCGCCCGCAGCGAGCAGGTCGACAACGTCGGCTACGCCGTGCCGCTGGCGACGCTCGCACCGCTCGCCGCCGCGTCACCGGGCCTCGCCGACCCGGTGGACTCGGGCTCCTGCGCGGGCTGA
- a CDS encoding aldose 1-epimerase family protein, with protein MTLPTGEQFDLETTTASGELRATITAVAAAIRTLTIDGVDLVPPYAEDRTPPSGAGIVLVPWPNRIRDGRWTDESGEVHQLAITEPKLDNAIHGLLRYAEYRVVERERDSVTLAATVYPQLGYPYTLGTAVKYELVADGLKVTHYLENQGGEAAPVAVGTHPFVKIGGVSTDDLVLRLDASSHIEVDDRLLPTGEVPVDGTGFDFREGRRVGDVQLDDAFGELAADDDGIIEHTLTAPDGREVAVWAEEEFGYVQVYTTREFPGEDGQQAIAVEPMTAPAEAFNSGRGLRLLDPGEEWRASWGIRFRGFTAAE; from the coding sequence ATGACGCTGCCCACTGGCGAACAGTTCGACCTCGAGACCACCACCGCGAGCGGCGAACTCCGCGCGACCATCACGGCCGTCGCCGCCGCGATCCGCACCCTCACCATCGACGGCGTCGACCTCGTGCCGCCGTACGCCGAGGACCGCACTCCGCCGTCGGGCGCCGGCATCGTGCTCGTGCCGTGGCCCAACCGCATCCGCGACGGTCGATGGACCGACGAGTCCGGCGAGGTGCACCAGCTCGCGATCACCGAACCGAAGCTCGACAACGCGATCCATGGACTGCTGCGCTACGCCGAGTACCGGGTCGTCGAGCGCGAACGCGACTCGGTGACCCTGGCGGCGACCGTGTACCCCCAACTCGGCTACCCGTACACGCTGGGCACCGCCGTCAAGTACGAACTCGTCGCGGACGGGCTGAAGGTCACCCACTACCTCGAGAACCAGGGCGGCGAGGCCGCGCCCGTCGCCGTCGGCACCCACCCGTTCGTCAAGATCGGCGGCGTGTCCACCGACGACCTCGTGCTGCGCCTCGACGCGTCCAGCCACATCGAGGTCGACGACCGTCTGCTCCCGACGGGAGAGGTGCCCGTCGACGGTACCGGATTCGACTTCCGCGAGGGGCGCCGCGTGGGCGACGTGCAGCTCGACGATGCGTTCGGCGAGCTCGCGGCCGACGACGACGGCATCATCGAGCACACCCTCACGGCACCCGACGGCCGTGAGGTCGCCGTCTGGGCCGAGGAGGAGTTCGGGTACGTGCAGGTGTACACGACGCGCGAGTTCCCCGGCGAGGACGGACAGCAGGCGATCGCCGTCGAACCGATGACGGCGCCGGCCGAGGCGTTCAACTCCGGCCGCGGCCTCCGGCTGCTCGACCCGGGCGAGGAGTGGCGCGCGAGCTGGGGCATCCGCTTCCGGGGATTCACCGCCGCCGAGTAG
- a CDS encoding DeoR/GlpR family DNA-binding transcription regulator, protein MAEPVDAAGRRDLALALVTERGFVRVADLAAAFGVTPVTARADLDALERAGGIRRVHGGAVPAAPTGSAARSLLDQAPRPEREPTFEEALATSVSPKRAIGAAAAAMVRSGQSLILDVGTTTLQVARALRARTDLEDVTIFTNGLSIALELEPEIPRFTVVVTGGTLRPKQHSLVHPLAGSMLDEVHVDLAIIGCNGVDATLGVTNANLPEAQVKALMLRSAARAVVVADAAKLGEVHLGRIAPVDAFGLLITDTAAPDVLVEELEERGLTVRLAGRDA, encoded by the coding sequence ATGGCCGAACCGGTGGACGCCGCAGGGCGCAGGGACCTCGCCCTCGCGCTCGTGACCGAGCGCGGTTTCGTCCGCGTCGCCGACCTCGCCGCGGCGTTCGGCGTGACTCCCGTCACCGCGCGGGCCGATCTCGACGCGCTCGAGCGGGCGGGCGGCATCCGGCGGGTCCACGGTGGCGCCGTGCCCGCCGCCCCGACCGGCTCCGCGGCGCGGTCCCTCCTCGACCAGGCGCCCCGGCCCGAGCGGGAACCCACCTTCGAGGAGGCGCTCGCGACCAGCGTCAGCCCGAAGCGCGCGATCGGCGCGGCGGCGGCGGCCATGGTGCGCAGCGGCCAGAGCCTCATCCTCGACGTGGGCACGACCACCCTCCAGGTCGCGAGGGCGTTGCGCGCCCGCACCGACCTCGAGGACGTCACGATCTTCACCAACGGGCTCTCCATCGCGCTCGAGCTCGAGCCCGAGATCCCGCGCTTCACCGTCGTCGTGACCGGCGGCACGCTGCGTCCGAAGCAGCACTCGCTCGTGCATCCGCTCGCCGGCTCCATGCTCGACGAGGTGCACGTCGACCTCGCGATCATCGGATGCAACGGCGTCGATGCCACCCTCGGCGTCACGAACGCGAACCTTCCGGAGGCGCAGGTCAAGGCGCTCATGCTCCGATCGGCGGCCCGCGCCGTCGTCGTCGCCGACGCCGCGAAGCTCGGCGAGGTCCATCTCGGGCGGATCGCACCCGTCGACGCCTTCGGCCTCCTGATCACGGATACCGCAGCGCCCGACGTGCTCGTCGAGGAACTCGAGGAGCGCGGACTCACGGTCCGGCTCGCCGGCCGCGACGCCTGA
- the galT gene encoding galactose-1-phosphate uridylyltransferase, with amino-acid sequence MTTQDPRIAVRRSSLADGRELIYFDDADTVLGPERALDERELDPRPATAHMRQDPLTGDWISIAANRQNRMFLPPAHLDPLSPQSPGNPSEIPSVYDVAVFENKSPSFGPGLADDVAADASADAITAAAAARLAETRTIGIERSLPSIGRCEVVCFSPEHEGSFGTQSVSRARTVIEAWAHRTAELSALPGVQQVFPFENRGEAIGVTLGHPHGQIYSYPYVTPRTQRLLDAIDDYGPTLVADHIARELDGPRVLIRGEHWSAFVPFAARWPIEVHLVPHRHVPDLAETTLDERDELARVYLRLLRGIDALYHTPTPYIAGWHQAPVHERRDEVRLTLQLTSPRRAADKLKFLAGSEAAMGAWIGDVTPEAQAEALRAAIERVHV; translated from the coding sequence GTGACCACGCAGGATCCGCGCATCGCCGTGCGACGCTCATCGCTCGCCGACGGCCGCGAACTCATCTACTTCGACGATGCCGACACCGTGCTCGGACCCGAACGCGCACTCGACGAGCGCGAGCTCGACCCGCGTCCGGCCACCGCGCACATGCGGCAGGACCCGCTCACCGGCGACTGGATCTCGATCGCCGCCAACCGGCAGAACCGCATGTTTCTGCCGCCCGCACACCTGGACCCGCTCTCGCCGCAGTCGCCGGGCAACCCGTCGGAGATCCCCAGCGTCTACGACGTCGCGGTGTTCGAGAACAAGTCGCCGTCGTTCGGACCGGGCCTCGCCGACGACGTCGCGGCGGATGCCTCCGCGGATGCGATCACGGCCGCGGCGGCCGCCCGCCTCGCCGAGACCCGCACGATCGGCATCGAGCGCAGCCTCCCGTCGATCGGACGTTGCGAGGTCGTCTGCTTCTCCCCCGAGCACGAGGGCTCCTTCGGCACCCAGTCGGTCTCACGCGCCCGCACCGTGATCGAGGCCTGGGCGCACCGCACCGCCGAGCTCTCCGCCCTGCCGGGCGTGCAGCAGGTCTTCCCCTTCGAGAACCGCGGCGAGGCGATCGGCGTGACCCTCGGGCATCCGCACGGCCAGATCTACTCGTACCCGTACGTGACCCCGCGCACGCAGCGCCTGCTCGACGCGATCGACGACTACGGCCCGACGCTGGTCGCCGACCACATTGCGCGTGAGCTCGACGGCCCGCGCGTCCTCATCCGCGGCGAGCACTGGAGCGCCTTCGTGCCGTTCGCCGCGCGCTGGCCCATCGAGGTGCACCTGGTTCCCCACCGGCACGTGCCCGACCTCGCCGAGACCACGCTCGACGAGCGCGACGAGCTCGCCCGCGTCTACCTGCGACTGCTGCGCGGCATCGACGCGCTGTACCACACGCCGACCCCGTACATCGCGGGATGGCACCAGGCACCGGTGCACGAGCGACGCGATGAGGTGCGCCTGACGTTGCAGCTCACGAGCCCGCGGCGGGCTGCCGACAAGCTGAAGTTCCTCGCCGGCTCCGAGGCGGCGATGGGGGCCTGGATCGGCGACGTCACGCCGGAGGCGCAGGCAGAGGCGCTCCGCGCCGCGATCGAGAGGGTCCACGTATGA